The following proteins are co-located in the Oncorhynchus gorbuscha isolate QuinsamMale2020 ecotype Even-year linkage group LG22, OgorEven_v1.0, whole genome shotgun sequence genome:
- the LOC124009498 gene encoding WD repeat-containing protein 37-like isoform X1 produces MPVESGSSASSRQAKQKRKSHSLSIRRTNSTEQERTGLQREMLEGQDSKLPLSLRSNLLDLFGQIEREFENLYIENIELRREIETLNDRLTAEGQPIDGGDLTKGALKAKASHSTSQLSQKLKTTYKASTSKIVSSFKATTSRAVCQLVKEYVGHRDGIWDLSVTRTQPVVLGTASADHSAMLWSIETGKCLLKYLGHAGSVNSIKFHPTEQMALTASGDQTAHIWRYTVQLPTPQPVADISQTPCDDDIDFSDKDEADGDGDGPNECPSIRVSSTTLRSHQGVVIAADWLVGGKQVVTASWDRAANLYDVETSELVHSLTGHDQELTHCCTHPTQRLVVTSSRDTTFRLWDFRDPSIHSVNVFQGHTDTVTSAVFTVGDNVVSGSDDRTVKVWDLKNMRSPIATIRTDSAVNRISVSVNQRIIALPHDNRQVRLFDMSGVRLARLPRSNRQGHRRMVCCSAWCEDNSSCNLFSCGFDRQAIGWNINIPALLQEK; encoded by the exons ATGCCTGTCGAAAGTGGAAGCAGTGCATCCTCCCGCCAGGCCAAGCAGAAGCGCAAGTCTCACAGCCTGTCCATCCGTCGGACCAACAGCACCGAGCAGGAGCGCACAGGTTTACAGAGGGAGATGTTGGAGGGACAG GATTCCAAACTACCATTGTCTTTGAGGAGCAATCTTTTGGACCTCTTTGGCCAGATTGAGAGGGAGTTTGAAAACCTCTACATTGAAAACATTGAGT TGCGTAGAGAGATTGAAACCTTGAACGATCGTTTAACAGCTGAAGGACAACCGATCGACGGGGGAGACTTGACAAAGGGGGCACTTAAAGCGAAAG CAAGTCATAGCACAAGTCAACTTTCTCAAAAACTGAAGACAACTTATAAGGCATCTACAAGCAAG ATCGTCTCCAGTTTTAAAGCCACCACGTCCAGAGCCGTGTGCCAGCTGGTCAAGGAGTATGTAGGCCACAGGGATGGCATATGGGACCTGAGTGTCACCAGGACACAGCCCGTGGTGCTGGGCACAGCGTCAGCAG ATCACAGTGCTATGCTATGGAGCATCGAGACTGGGAAATGCCTCCTGAAGTATCTAGGTCATGCAGGATCAG TTAACTCTATCAAGTTCCATCCCACGGAACAGATGGCTCTTACAG CGTCTGGTGACCAGACAGCCCATATCTGGAGGTACACGGTGCAGTTGCCCACCCCACAGCCTGTAGCCGACATCAGT CAGACGCCCTGTGACGACGACATAGACTTCTCAGATAAGGACGAGGCTGACGGGGACGGTGACGGCCCTAACGAGTGTCCCTCCATCCGCGTCTCTTCCACTACCCTCAGGAGCCACCAGGGGGTGGTCATTGCTGCAGACTGGCTGGTGGGGGGCAAGCAGGTGGTCACAGCCTCTTGGGACCGGGCTGCCAACCTGTACGACGTGGAGACCTCCGAGCTCGTCCACTCACTCACTG GCCACGACCAGGAGCTGACCCACTGCTGCACCCACCCCACCCAGCGTCTGGTGGTCACCTCTTCCAGAGACACCACCTTCCGCCTGTGGGACTTCAGAGACCCCTCCATCCACTCTGTCAATGTGTTCCAGGGACACACTGA CACGGTGACGTCAGCTGTGTTCACTGTGGGGGACAACGTGGTGTCTGGGAGTGACGACCGCACCGTCAAGGTCTGGGACCTCAAGAACATGAGGTCACCCATAGCCACCATCCGCACAGACTCTGCCGTCAATAG GATAAGTGTGTCAGTGAACCAAAGAATCATTGCTCTTCCTCACGACAATCGTCAAGTCCGGCTGTTTGACATGTCAGGAGTGCGGCTGGCTCGACTCCCACGTAGCAACAGACAG GGCCACCGGCGCATGGTGTGCTGCTCAGCCTGGTGTGAGGATAACTCTTCTTGTAACCTGTTCAGCTGTGGCTTCGACCGGCAGGCCATCGGATGGAACATCAACATACCTGCGCTGCTGCAGGAGAAGTGA
- the LOC124009498 gene encoding WD repeat-containing protein 37-like isoform X2: MPVESGSSASSRQAKQKRKSHSLSIRRTNSTEQERTGLQREMLEGQDSKLPLSLRSNLLDLFGQIEREFENLYIENIELRREIETLNDRLTAEGQPIDGGDLTKGALKAKASHSTSQLSQKLKTTYKASTSKIVSSFKATTSRAVCQLVKEYVGHRDGIWDLSVTRTQPVVLGTASADHSAMLWSIETGKCLLKYLGHAGSVNSIKFHPTEQMALTASGDQTAHIWRYTVQLPTPQPVADISTPCDDDIDFSDKDEADGDGDGPNECPSIRVSSTTLRSHQGVVIAADWLVGGKQVVTASWDRAANLYDVETSELVHSLTGHDQELTHCCTHPTQRLVVTSSRDTTFRLWDFRDPSIHSVNVFQGHTDTVTSAVFTVGDNVVSGSDDRTVKVWDLKNMRSPIATIRTDSAVNRISVSVNQRIIALPHDNRQVRLFDMSGVRLARLPRSNRQGHRRMVCCSAWCEDNSSCNLFSCGFDRQAIGWNINIPALLQEK; the protein is encoded by the exons ATGCCTGTCGAAAGTGGAAGCAGTGCATCCTCCCGCCAGGCCAAGCAGAAGCGCAAGTCTCACAGCCTGTCCATCCGTCGGACCAACAGCACCGAGCAGGAGCGCACAGGTTTACAGAGGGAGATGTTGGAGGGACAG GATTCCAAACTACCATTGTCTTTGAGGAGCAATCTTTTGGACCTCTTTGGCCAGATTGAGAGGGAGTTTGAAAACCTCTACATTGAAAACATTGAGT TGCGTAGAGAGATTGAAACCTTGAACGATCGTTTAACAGCTGAAGGACAACCGATCGACGGGGGAGACTTGACAAAGGGGGCACTTAAAGCGAAAG CAAGTCATAGCACAAGTCAACTTTCTCAAAAACTGAAGACAACTTATAAGGCATCTACAAGCAAG ATCGTCTCCAGTTTTAAAGCCACCACGTCCAGAGCCGTGTGCCAGCTGGTCAAGGAGTATGTAGGCCACAGGGATGGCATATGGGACCTGAGTGTCACCAGGACACAGCCCGTGGTGCTGGGCACAGCGTCAGCAG ATCACAGTGCTATGCTATGGAGCATCGAGACTGGGAAATGCCTCCTGAAGTATCTAGGTCATGCAGGATCAG TTAACTCTATCAAGTTCCATCCCACGGAACAGATGGCTCTTACAG CGTCTGGTGACCAGACAGCCCATATCTGGAGGTACACGGTGCAGTTGCCCACCCCACAGCCTGTAGCCGACATCAGT ACGCCCTGTGACGACGACATAGACTTCTCAGATAAGGACGAGGCTGACGGGGACGGTGACGGCCCTAACGAGTGTCCCTCCATCCGCGTCTCTTCCACTACCCTCAGGAGCCACCAGGGGGTGGTCATTGCTGCAGACTGGCTGGTGGGGGGCAAGCAGGTGGTCACAGCCTCTTGGGACCGGGCTGCCAACCTGTACGACGTGGAGACCTCCGAGCTCGTCCACTCACTCACTG GCCACGACCAGGAGCTGACCCACTGCTGCACCCACCCCACCCAGCGTCTGGTGGTCACCTCTTCCAGAGACACCACCTTCCGCCTGTGGGACTTCAGAGACCCCTCCATCCACTCTGTCAATGTGTTCCAGGGACACACTGA CACGGTGACGTCAGCTGTGTTCACTGTGGGGGACAACGTGGTGTCTGGGAGTGACGACCGCACCGTCAAGGTCTGGGACCTCAAGAACATGAGGTCACCCATAGCCACCATCCGCACAGACTCTGCCGTCAATAG GATAAGTGTGTCAGTGAACCAAAGAATCATTGCTCTTCCTCACGACAATCGTCAAGTCCGGCTGTTTGACATGTCAGGAGTGCGGCTGGCTCGACTCCCACGTAGCAACAGACAG GGCCACCGGCGCATGGTGTGCTGCTCAGCCTGGTGTGAGGATAACTCTTCTTGTAACCTGTTCAGCTGTGGCTTCGACCGGCAGGCCATCGGATGGAACATCAACATACCTGCGCTGCTGCAGGAGAAGTGA